A window of Solanum stenotomum isolate F172 chromosome 3, ASM1918654v1, whole genome shotgun sequence contains these coding sequences:
- the LOC125860146 gene encoding heparanase-like protein 1, with protein MDFRTLLLIFLALCPALSAQTVKEIVLMIDASTKVAWTDANYICATIDWWPKEKCNYNQCPWGSASIINLDLTHPYLENAIRAFKGLRLRLGGSLQDQVIYGVGNLKSPCSSFTQQKDGLFGFSKGCLPMQRWDELNNLFKKTGALVTFGLNALYGRQPTNRHAWVGNWDSSNALDFIKYTVAKGYQINSWEFGNELSGSGIGASVDAAQYGKDVIQLHNLLNQVYQNTPVRPLLLAPGGFYDPGWFGKLLQVSGRGTVNVLTHHIYNLGPGSDNKLVDKILNPEYLSRIEGTFSSLTQTILRNGPWASAWVGESGGAFNSGGPDVSNAFVDSFWYLDQLGMAAKHHTKVYCRQTLIGGNYGLLDTDTFVPNPDYYSALLWNRLMGKVVLHVVNSAAPHLRTYAHCTKDRAGVTLLLINLSTQIQYKVNIHSTAETSLQVGEKKVHNKKSFARSIKESVSWVGTKSSDVTLSREEYHLTPEGGNIKSRTMLLNGKLLRLTETGDIPSLSPALANLNSPISIEPLSIKFIVFPNFNSPSCSR; from the exons ATGGACTTCAGAACCTTGTTGTTAATCTTTTTGGCACTATGCCCTGCACTTTCAGCACAAACAGTTAAAGAAATAGTACTTATGATTGATGCATCTACGAAAGTTGCCTGGACAGATGCTAATTACATTTGTGCTACCATTGATTGGTGGCCTAAGGAGAAGTGTAACTACAATCAATGTCCTTGGGGTTCAGCATCTATTATAAACCTG GATTTAACTCATCCATATCTGGAGAATGCTATACGAG CTTTCAAGGGTTTGAGATTACGGCTTGGAGGTTCTTTACAAGACCAAGTAATATATGGCGTAGGGAACTTGAAATCTCCTTGCAGTTCATTCACCCAGCAGAAGGATGGGTTGTTTGGATTCTCTAAGGGATGCTTACCTATGCAGAGATGGGATGAGCTAAATAACCTTTTCAAGAAGACAGG AGCACTTGTGACTTTTGGCTTGAATGCACTGTACGGGAGACAACCGACAAATAGGCATGCGTGGGTAGGAAATTGGGATTCCAGCAATGCccttgatttcataaaatacaCTGTTGCCAAGGGCTACCAGATAAACTCATGGGAATTTG GAAATGAATTGAGTGGTAGCGGGATTGGTGCAAGTGTTGATGCTGCACAGTATGGAAAAGATGTTATCCAGCTGCACAATCTCTTAAACCAAGTATATCAGAACACCCCCGTACGTCCTCTACTATTAGCACCAGGAGGATTCTATGATCCTGGGTGGTTCGGCAAGCTCCTTCAGGTTTCAGGGCGTGGCACTGTCAATGTCTTGACACATCATATTTATAATCTTGGTCCGG GGTCCGATAACAAGCTAgtggataaaattttaaatcctGAATACCTGAGTAGAATAGAAGGCACATTCAGCAGTCTTACTCAAACCATTCTAAGAAATGGTCCTTGGGCTTCAGCTTGGGTTGGAGAATCTGGTGGAGCCTTCAACAGTGGAGGTCCTGATGTGTCTAACGCCTTTGTAGATAGCTTTTG GTACTTAGATCAGCTTGGGATGGCAGCCAAGCACCATACTAAAGTATACTGCAGACAGACGCTTATAGGTGGAAATTATGGGCTCCTTGATACCGATACGTTTGTTCCAAATCCTGATTATTATAG TGCACTTCTTTGGAATAGACTGATGGGAAAAGTAGTTCTTCATGTTGTCAACAGCGCAGCACCACATTTGCGCACTTATGCCCATTGTACAAAAGATAGA GCAGGTGTGACTTTACTTCTGATAAATTTAAGCACCCAGATTCAGTACAAGGTCAACATCCACTCTACTGCAGAAACCAGCTTGCAAGTTGGTGAGAAAAAGGTTCACAACAAGAAATCATTCGCGCGCAGTATTAAAGAAAGTGTCTCATGGGTAGGAACCAAGTCATCAGATGTTACATTATCGCGAGAAGAGTACCATCTAACACCAGAAGGTGGCAACATTAAAAGCAGAACAATGCTCCTCAACGGGAAATTATTGCGACTCACAGAAACAGGAGACATTCCAAGCTTGTCTCCAGCCCTTGCAAATCTTAACTCTCCAATATCTATTGAACCATTGTCCATCAAGTTCATTGTTTTCCCCAATTTTAATTCTCCCAGTTGTAGTAGATAG
- the LOC125859072 gene encoding uncharacterized protein LOC125859072 — protein MASPSRVEVLTLFRSLLRTAREFPDYNVREYTKRRTIDGFRQNKDLSDPSKVTAAFSDGRSQLEVAKRQAVVYSLYAPKVKSVMELNQ, from the coding sequence ATGGCGTCGCCGTCACGCGTGGAAGTCCTTACTCTTTTCCGGTCGCTTCTACGGACGGCGCGTGAGTTTCCCGATTACAACGTTAGGGAATACACTAAGCGCCGAACAATCGATGGGTTTCGCCAGAACAAAGACCTATCGGATCCATCTAAGGTCACCGCTGCTTTCTCCGATGGTAGGTCCCAGCTCGAGGTTGCCAAGAGACAGGCCGTAGTTTACTCCCTCTACGCACCCAAGGTCAAAAGCGTTATGGAATTGAACCAGTAA
- the LOC125860787 gene encoding uncharacterized protein LOC125860787: MASTVTRRFTTKLLRNPSFLRDSQINPKLSTPFNSYVKSTPFIQNQPPFLGMVQKEISYSQYMENLKFQAHGLAFPNHQNPLKMNPRYFSSSNEDGGNPKSPSEYPSENPEFKHQEITGPTVERDLTPLANETREVLEKMLKTMYSLSKAFAVLGLVHLGLGAWLTYKTQSSPIPEISIQSFLAFGLPFSLAFMLRRALKPIYFFKKMEEQARLQILTLTLQAAKQLNLLFVRARGVTYSCVAVTSLGLILVVFSRLSN; encoded by the coding sequence ATGGCGTCTACAGTAACTCGCAGATTTACAACCAAACTTCTTAGAAATCCTTCATTCCTCAGAGATTCCCAAATAAACCCAAAACTCTCAACCCCCTTCAATTCGTATGTCAAATCAACTCCTTTTATCCAAAATCAGCCACCATTTCTTGGTATGGTTCAAAAGGAAATCAGTTATTCTCAGTACATGGAGAATCTCAAATTTCAAGCTCATGGATTAGCGTTTCCGAATCACCAAAACCCTCTTAAGATGAACCCCAGATACTTTTCATCTAGTAATGAGGATGGTGGAAACCCTAAAAGCCCTAGTGAGTATCCGAGTGAAAACCCTGAATTTAAGCACCAGGAGATCACAGGACCAACTGTTGAGCGTGACCTTACGCCACTTGCAAATGAGACCCGTGAAGTGCTTGAGAAAATGCTTAAGACAATGTATAGTTTGAGCAAAGCATTTGCTGTACTTGGGCTTGTACATCTTGGTTTAGGAGCTTGGCTTACTTACAAGACTCAGTCTTCCCCAATTCCTGAGATCTCAATACAAAGTTTCTTGGCTTTTGGGTTGCCATTTTCCTTGGCATTCATGTTGAGGAGAGCGCTGAAACCGATTTACTTCTTTAAGAAAATGGAAGAACAAGCTAGGTTGCAGATTTTGACTCTTACTCTACAGGCTGCTAAGCAATTGAACTTGTTGTTTGTTCGTGCTCGAGGTGTTACTTACTCATGTGTTGCTGTTACATCCCTTGGATTGATCCTTGTTGTTTTCTCTAGATTGAGTAATTGA
- the LOC125860680 gene encoding SNAP25 homologous protein SNAP33-like: MFRLKKSLLHRNARNHSVNPGSGGYSSSNPFDSDNESDNKETIKPARRTSSEPSLITPHLSTNPFDDDDDIKRTHSSAYSATSTERNRFKNEFRDSGGFENQTVQELENYSVHKAEETTKAVNNCLRIAEDIRQDATKTVIALHQQGEQITRTHLTAADIEHDLSRGEKLLGTLGSYFSKTWKPKKIRSITGPVITRDDPVQRKGNHLEQREKLGLSSAPKERSSSRTPPQEPTNALQKVEVEHAKQDDALSDLSNLLGELKHMAIDMGSEIERQNKSLDHFQDDVDELNFRVKGANQRGRRLLGK; this comes from the exons ATGTTCAGGCTTAAGAAGTCGCTCTTGCATAGGAATGCTAGGAATCACTCTGTGAATCCTGGATCCGGTGGTTATTCAAGTTCAAATCCTTTTGATTCTGACAATGAATCTGACAACAAGGAAACTATAAAACCTGCTCGGAGAACTTCGTCAGAGCCTTCTCTAATTACCCCACATTTGAGTACAAACCcttttgatgatgatgatgatattaaACGGACTCATTCATCTGCTTACTCCGCGACTTCAACAGAAAGAAATAGATTCAAGAATGAGTTCAGGGACTCTGGAGGATTTGAAAACCAAACTGTACAGGAGTTGGAAAACTATTCAGTACACAAGGCTGAAGAGACAACGAAGGCTGTTAACAATTGCCTGAGGATTGCAGAAGACATTAGACAAGATGCAACAAAAACTGTTATCGCCTTACATCAGCAGGGTGAACAAATTACAAGAACCCACCTAACTGCAGCTGACATTGAACACGACCTTAGCAGA GGTGAAAAACTTTTGGGAACTCTTGGTAGCTATTTTTCTAAGACTTGGAAGCCTAAGAAGATACGCTCAATTACAGGGCCAGTAATTACTAGAG ATGATCCAGTTCAAAGAAAGGGTAACCACCTGGAGCAGAGAGAAAAGTTGGGGTTGAGCTCTGCACCTAAGGAACGCTCAAGTTCACGAACACCACCTCAGGAACCTACTAATGCACTGCAGAAAGTTGAG GTTGAGCACGCAAAGCAAGATGACGCATTATCAGATCTCAGTAACCTGTTGGGAGAGCTCAAACATATGGCTATTGACATGGGGTCTGAAATCGAGAG GCAGAACAAATCCCTGGATCATTTTCAAGATGATGTAGATGAGCTCAATTTCCGAGTTAAAGGTGCCAACCAGCGTGGTCGCCGCTTACTTGGAAAATAA